The Egibacteraceae bacterium genome includes a window with the following:
- a CDS encoding PIN domain-containing protein, with the protein MTDAPPTHRGGTILVELIRLAVVVLATVGAFELSSLIEPLRDLRSDSDSLLLAVTALGAACGYVVGGIFGRFAVGRIDAAERNLRSVPIVDLFAGTLGACAGLALTPAFAWPLLIFDNRAVTVPLAALAALILVGTGARVGVARGGDLLRFIGASGRLDVARPTKGPGTKLVDTSALIDGRLVDVCRSGFLEGTLVVPRFVLYELQGLADAEDEQRRGRGRRGLDVLAALQRSSGVAVEVTDHDHPDVESVDAKLVSMARERGAGLLTVDGNLGRVAEVQGVKVLNLHTLAEDLRPPVLPGDDLEVHVLKPGREARQGVGYLADGTMVVVEGGRDRQGQHVHAEVTSILSTGNGRMVFATVRDAEPRLVQTRAL; encoded by the coding sequence GTGACCGACGCGCCACCCACCCATCGAGGCGGGACCATCCTGGTCGAGCTCATCCGGCTCGCGGTGGTGGTGCTCGCCACGGTCGGGGCCTTCGAGCTGTCCTCGCTGATCGAACCGTTGCGCGACCTGCGCAGCGACTCCGACAGCCTCCTGCTGGCCGTCACCGCGCTCGGTGCCGCCTGCGGCTACGTCGTGGGGGGCATCTTCGGGCGGTTCGCCGTCGGGCGGATCGACGCTGCGGAGCGCAACCTGCGGTCTGTGCCGATCGTGGACCTGTTCGCCGGCACACTCGGGGCCTGCGCCGGGCTGGCCCTGACGCCAGCGTTCGCCTGGCCCCTGCTGATCTTCGACAACCGGGCGGTGACCGTGCCTTTGGCCGCCTTGGCCGCACTGATCCTCGTCGGCACCGGTGCGCGGGTCGGCGTGGCCCGTGGCGGAGACCTGCTGCGTTTCATCGGCGCGAGCGGACGCCTGGACGTCGCCAGGCCCACGAAGGGCCCCGGGACGAAGCTCGTCGACACCTCCGCGCTGATCGACGGCCGCCTGGTGGACGTGTGCCGCTCCGGCTTCCTGGAGGGCACCCTCGTCGTCCCGCGCTTCGTCCTCTACGAGCTGCAGGGGCTGGCCGACGCCGAGGACGAGCAGCGACGAGGGCGCGGTCGCCGTGGACTGGATGTGCTCGCCGCCCTGCAGCGCTCGTCGGGCGTGGCCGTGGAGGTCACTGACCACGACCACCCCGACGTCGAGTCCGTCGACGCGAAGCTGGTGTCGATGGCCCGCGAACGGGGTGCCGGCCTGCTCACCGTGGACGGCAACCTGGGCCGGGTCGCGGAGGTGCAGGGCGTCAAGGTGCTGAACCTGCACACCCTCGCCGAGGACCTGCGTCCCCCGGTGCTGCCGGGCGACGACTTGGAGGTGCACGTCCTCAAACCCGGCAGGGAGGCCAGGCAGGGCGTGGGCTACCTCGCCGACGGCACGATGGTCGTCGTGGAGGGTGGCCGTGACCGCCAGGGCCAGCACGTCCACGCCGAGGTGACGAGCATCCTGTCGACCGGTAACGGGCGCATGGTGTTCGCCACCGTGCGTGACGCCGAGCCCCGGTTGGTGCAGACGCGCGCCTTGTAG
- a CDS encoding CarD family transcriptional regulator — protein MSYRVGDTVVYPHHGAAVIEKREKRNLQGEERDYLVLRLTYGDLTLMVPADATDEVGLRNVVSKKQVEEVLDVLKRRDGSMPTNWSRRFKANYEKLRSGDIFQVAEVVRNLALRERDKGLSAGEKRMLTKSKQILISELAAAVKKSDEQAEALIDELLAE, from the coding sequence ATGAGCTATCGGGTTGGTGACACTGTCGTGTATCCGCACCATGGTGCGGCCGTCATCGAGAAGCGCGAGAAGCGCAATCTGCAGGGGGAGGAACGCGACTACCTGGTGCTGCGCCTCACGTACGGCGACCTGACGTTGATGGTGCCGGCCGACGCCACCGACGAGGTGGGGCTGCGCAACGTCGTGAGCAAGAAGCAGGTCGAGGAGGTGCTCGACGTCCTGAAGCGCCGGGACGGCTCGATGCCGACGAACTGGTCACGCCGGTTCAAGGCCAACTACGAGAAGCTGCGCTCCGGCGACATCTTCCAGGTCGCCGAGGTCGTGCGCAACCTCGCGCTGCGGGAGCGGGACAAGGGCTTGTCCGCCGGCGAGAAGCGCATGCTCACCAAGTCGAAGCAGATCTTGATCTCCGAGTTGGCTGCGGCGGTCAAGAAGTCCGACGAACAGGCCGAAGCACTGATCGACGAGCTTCTCGCCGAGTAG
- the disA gene encoding DNA integrity scanning diadenylate cyclase DisA, whose amino-acid sequence MTPSDDRMLTVLQKVAPGTALREGIDRIIRAGKGAIIVLGNSDQVDALVSGGFKMGTKFTAQRLSEVAKMDGAIVVDESIERIMYANVHLVPDPSIPTAETGTRHRTAERVAKQTGKPVISVSESMRTVSLYVDASKQSLEEISSILFRANQALSTLERYRTRLDEVSSALSALEIENVVSLRDVLTVVQRAEMVRRISDEIEAYVAELGTDGRLLQLQLDELLAGVEAERVLVVRDYMPDRRRKVETILGELDTVPSQELLDRDRLGAVLGFDIDEDGIDRGLQPRGYRLLSRIPRLPDRTIDRLVGAFGSLPRLMEASLAELNDVEGIGEMRARTIKEGLTRLAESSILERYT is encoded by the coding sequence TTGACGCCCAGCGACGACCGCATGCTCACCGTGCTGCAGAAGGTCGCGCCCGGAACGGCGCTGCGCGAGGGCATCGACCGCATCATCCGTGCGGGCAAGGGCGCGATCATCGTCCTCGGCAACTCCGACCAGGTCGACGCCCTGGTGTCCGGCGGCTTCAAGATGGGCACGAAGTTCACGGCCCAGCGGCTGTCCGAGGTGGCCAAGATGGACGGTGCGATCGTGGTCGACGAGAGCATCGAGCGCATCATGTACGCCAACGTCCACCTCGTCCCGGACCCGAGCATCCCGACCGCGGAGACCGGGACGCGCCACCGCACCGCGGAACGGGTCGCCAAACAGACCGGCAAGCCCGTCATCAGCGTCAGCGAGTCGATGCGCACCGTGAGCCTCTACGTCGACGCGTCCAAGCAGTCCTTGGAGGAGATCAGCTCCATCCTGTTCCGCGCCAACCAGGCGCTGTCCACCCTGGAGCGCTACCGCACCCGGCTCGACGAGGTCTCGAGCGCCCTGTCCGCGCTGGAGATCGAGAACGTGGTCAGCCTGCGCGACGTGCTGACGGTCGTCCAGCGCGCTGAGATGGTGCGGCGCATCTCCGACGAGATCGAGGCCTACGTCGCCGAGCTCGGCACCGACGGGCGCCTGCTGCAGCTGCAGCTCGACGAGCTCCTGGCCGGGGTCGAGGCGGAACGGGTCCTCGTGGTCCGCGACTACATGCCCGACCGCCGCCGCAAGGTCGAGACCATCCTCGGCGAGCTCGACACGGTGCCGTCCCAGGAGCTGCTCGACCGTGATCGGTTGGGGGCGGTGCTCGGGTTCGACATCGACGAGGATGGCATCGACCGGGGGCTCCAGCCGCGGGGCTACCGGCTGCTGTCGCGCATCCCCCGCCTGCCCGACCGCACCATCGACCGTCTGGTGGGGGCGTTCGGGAGCCTGCCCCGGCTGATGGAGGCCAGCCTGGCCGAGCTCAACGACGTGGAGGGCATCGGCGAGATGCGCGCGCGCACCATCAAGGAGGGCCTGACCCGCCTCGCTGAGTCCTCCATCTTGGAGCGCTACACCTGA